The following are encoded in a window of Artemia franciscana unplaced genomic scaffold, ASM3288406v1 PGA_scaffold_23, whole genome shotgun sequence genomic DNA:
- the LOC136041496 gene encoding C-signal-like — MTTVIVQGATRGLGLQFCKALASRNNINVIATGRTADTSQDLMDLASNAKNVHSFSLNVTKEEEVKSLSEKIQGKFGSSLDLLINCSAILHPSGKGETSLRDVSGQGLEDTLRTNTVGPLLMAKYFSPFLLKGQGRFGVQDEKSKHSGVLVNITAKVGSITDNSLGGWYSYRMSKAALNMATRNLSIELGRGRNKVVCVSLHPGTVNTDLSRPYHKGVAPDKLFSTEQSVNYLMNIIDNLSVKDTGKCFAWDGSQMPF; from the exons ATGACAACAGTTATTGTGCAGGGAGCGACAAGAGGGTTAGGACTACAGTTTTGCAAAGCTTTGGCTTCCAGAAATAATATCAATGTCATTGCAACAGGTAGAACTGCTGATACTAGTCAGGACCTTATGGATTTAGCATCTAATGCAAAGAATGTCCACTCTTTCTCCTTAAATGTGactaaagaagaagaagttaaAAGTCTATCAGAAAAAATTCAG ggtAAGTTTGGATCATCTTTGGACTTACTAATTAATTGCTCAGCCATTCTACATCCAAGTGGTAAGGGAGAAACCAGCTTAAGAGATGTTTCTGGTCAG GGTTTGGAGGACACCTTAAGGACTAATACTGTCGGACCATTGCTAATGGCGAAGTATTTTAGCCCTTTTCTTCTTAAAGGGCAGGGTAGATTTGGAGTCCAAGATGAAAAAAGCAAACATTCAGGagttcttgttaatattacagCTAAAGTTGGATCAATAACAG acaATAGCCTAGGAGGATGGTATAGTTACAGAATGTCAAAGGCAGCTCTCAATATGGCTACTCGAAATCTAAGTATTGAACTGGGAAGAGGAAGGAATAAAGTTGTATGTGTCTCACTTCATCCAG gaaCTGTCAACACTGACCTATCGAGACCTTATCATAAAGGCGTGGCTCCAGACAAACTCTTCTCAACAGAACAGTCAGTGAACTATCTAATGAATATAATTGATAACCTGTCAGTTAAGGACACTGGAAAATGCTTTGCCTGGGATGGGTCCCAAATGCCTTTCTAG